From the Candidatus Bathyarchaeota archaeon A05DMB-5 genome, one window contains:
- a CDS encoding cupin domain-containing protein, which produces MKISNYQNVEAKEADEGASKLKVRWLITKEIGAPNFAMRLFEMEPNGYSPLHSHPWEHEVFILEGEGHVIGGTEEKKFKPGDFIFVPPNEKHQFKNTGKKPLKFLCLVPHK; this is translated from the coding sequence ATGAAAATTTCTAATTATCAGAACGTTGAAGCCAAAGAAGCAGATGAAGGAGCTTCAAAGCTTAAGGTAAGATGGCTTATCACAAAAGAAATAGGTGCTCCAAATTTTGCCATGAGACTTTTCGAGATGGAGCCCAACGGTTACAGTCCGCTTCACAGTCATCCATGGGAACATGAAGTGTTTATCCTCGAAGGAGAAGGGCATGTTATAGGCGGAACTGAAGAGAAGAAGTTTAAGCCCGGCGACTTCATTTTTGTTCCTCCAAACGAAAAGCATCAATTCAAAAATACTGGCAAAAAACCACTTAAGTTTCTCTGTCTTGTTCCACATAAATGA